The Amblyomma americanum isolate KBUSLIRL-KWMA chromosome 6, ASM5285725v1, whole genome shotgun sequence genome has a window encoding:
- the LOC144095483 gene encoding scoloptoxin SSD976-like encodes NNYRSRVAQGQTADFPQASNMLRLEWDDELMISAYAHAHISSFKPVHPLHDRVQDRFTSRFPVTGQSVCRQPPAKPVEHLFWEKAIKTWFDEVIAFPPDLIKSYSKEQGETENFTQMIWASTRFVGCHVECAPDMDQRYVCNYAPQGNVQGQPVYAVGPPCSRCPSGTACVEGLCTISQEPSPWPPVPDYTEYDGPHGSALPVAAAVGIFLNCLLQLLCCN; translated from the coding sequence AATAATTACAGGAGTCGAGTGGCGCAGGGTCAGACTGCCGACTTTCCTCAAGCTTCTAACATGCTTCGTCTTGAGTGGGACGATGAGTTGATGATATCCGCCTACGCGCATGCACATATTTCCTCGTTCAAACCTGTACATCCTCTGCACGACAGAGTCCAAGACCGGTTCACGTCCAGATTTCCCGTGACGGGCCAGAGCGTCTGTAGACAACCGCCAGCTAAGCCAGTAGAACACCTTTTCTGGGAAAAAGCGATAAAGACATGGTTCGACGAGGTTATCGCCTTTCCACCCGATCTGATAAAATCCTACTCTAAAGAGCAAGGCGAAACGGAAAACTTTACGCAAATGATATGGGCTTCCACTCGCTTTGTCGGTTGTCACGTGGAATGTGCACCGGATATGGACCAACGCTACGTGTGCAACTATGCGCCACAAGGCAACGTTCAAGGCCAGCCCGTGTACGCAGTGGGCCCGCCCTGCAGCCGCTGCCCCAGCGGCACCGCATGCGTGGAGGGGCTCTGCACCATCTCCCAGGAGCCATCGCCGTGGCCTCCGGTTCCGGACTACACCGAGTACGACGGCCCACATGGTAGCGCCCTTCCAGTGGCTGCAGCGGTTGGCATATTCTTGAACtgcctgctgcagctgctgtgctgCAACTGA